A region from the Panicum hallii strain FIL2 chromosome 1, PHallii_v3.1, whole genome shotgun sequence genome encodes:
- the LOC112890852 gene encoding syntaxin-22-like: MSFADLEAGALRAPLGRKARGGPNDARGLVFQITTAVASYRRLLNSLGTPKDTPTLRDHLQKTSQNILQLAKDAKDKLQKAAEADKSIDTSADKRVADMKLAKDFGATMEEFRKLQNLAIQREMAYKPVDPQYAQSNYTTDDRSADSGNMPEQRALLAESKRQEVLQLDNEIVFNEALIEEREQAIQEIQQQIGEVHEVFKDLATLVHAQGVIIEEIDINIENSSEATTEAKREVAKAGKTQKSNSSLLCLLMVIFGAALLVVIIVLAA, from the exons ATGAGCTTCGCGGATCTGGAGGCGGGGGCGCTCAGGGCGCCCCTGGGCAGGAAGGCGAGAGGGGGGCCCAACGACGCGCGCGGGCTCGTCTTCCAGATCACCACCGCCGTGGCCTCCTACCGCCGCCTCCTCAACTCGCTCGGCACGCCCAAGGACACCCCCACCCTTCGTGATCACCT GCAGAAGACCAGTCAGAACATTCTTCAATTGGCAAAGGATGCGAAAGATAAGCTCCAAAAAGCTGCTGAAGCTGACAAGAGCATTGATACTAGT GCAGACAAGAGGGTAGCTGATATGAAGCTTGCTAAAGATTTTGGTGCCACAATGGAGGAGTTCAGGAAACTTCAAAATCTTGCGATTCAGAGGGAGATGGCATATAAGCCAGTTGATCCCCAGTATGCTCAGTCAAA CTATACTACAGATGACAGAAGTGCTGACTCCGGTAATATGCCTGAGCAGCGTGCACTACTTGCTGAATCAAAAAG GCAAGAGGTGCTGCAATTGGATAATGAGATTGTTTTCAATGAAGCTCTCATCGAGGAAAGAGAGCAAGCCATTCAAGAGATCCAACAACAGATCGGTGAAGTACACGAAGTGTTCAAGGATCTTGCTACACTCGTACATGCCCAAGGAGTTATAATTG AGGAAATCGACATCAACATTGAAAATTCTTCTGAAGCAACCACAGAGGCAAAGAGAGAAGTCGCCAAAGCAGGCAAAACTCAGAAATCAAATTCTTCCCTG CTTTGCTTGCTTATGGTCATCTTTGGGGCCGCGCTGCTTGTTGTGATAATAGTTTTGGCAGCTTGA
- the LOC112895126 gene encoding uncharacterized protein LOC112895126: MGKGSRGVSCRSAICGIVALLSATAFACSVAAEFRKVKDKDVKLDGSLCSLPRSSAFELGVAAIAFLFVAQLVGTSAAVTTAYAAKPRKRAAARGRAAFVALLALSWLSFAVAVILLATAASMNHGQRYGRGWMDGDCYAARNGVFGAAAALVVVTALTTLGLTFATEPTAAMAPAPASPAAAPDACASRTHPEAAAADAEQPGGRSKQ; encoded by the exons ATGGGAAAGGGGAGCAGGGGCGTGTCCTGCCGTTCCGCCATCTGCGGCATCGTCGCGCTCCTCAGCGCCACCGCTTTCGCCTGCTCCGTCGCCGCCGAATTCCGCAAAGTCAAG GACAAGGACGTGAAGCTGGACGGCAGCCTCTGCTCGCTGCCCAGGAGCTCCGCCTTCGAGCTGGGCGTGGCCGCCATCGCGTTCCTCTTCGTGGCGCAGCTCGTGGGCACCAGCGCCGCCGTGACCACCGCGTACGCCGCCAAGCCCAGGAAGAGGGCAGCCGCCAGGGGCCGCGCCGCGTTCGTCGCCCTCCTGGCCCTCTCGTG GCTGAGCTTCGCGGTGGCCGTGATCCTGCTGGCGACCGCGGCGAGCATGAACCACGGGCAGCGGTACGGGCGCGGGTGGATGGACGGCGACTGCTACGCGGCCAGGAACGGTGTgttcggcgccgccgcggcgctggTCGTCGTCACGGCGCTCACCACCCTCGGCCTCACCTTCGCCACTGAACCGACCGCGGCCatggcgcccgcgcccgcgtcaCCCGCCGCGGCACCGGACGCGTGCGCGAGCAGGACGCATCCCGAAGCGGCTGCAGCGGACGCCGAACAACCGGGCGGGCGATCCAAGCAATGA